The genome window CGAATAATCTGCAAATACGGAGATGTGAATTGGCCGCCAAGAAGCTGTGATCTGACACCGGTAGACTATTATCTTTGGGGAACGGTCAAGGACAAATGTTATGCGAAAAATCCTGAAACAGTTGATGAGTTGAAGAACGAGATTCGAGTTTCCATTGCTGACATACTTAAcgaaacaattgaaattgttctCAAAAATTAGGTGAATCGAATGGGCTACTGCCAAGTCAGCCGTCGTGGTCATTTGAccgaaattgtttttcataaataaatgacatgaAAAAacctttgcaataaattttcaacccttgaaaaatattgagccgtttattttttaacaaaattaaattcaaatttttaaatggaccACCCTGTATATTTTCAGCTATGTTTTGCTATTAtcattttttctaaaactatGCAGAAaggctttccagccagaaacaactattttttgCACTAAATTTGGCATTTATTTGGCAATAGtatagcaataaataaaggttttacattttaaattagataagatgttgatttttaatgaatgtTATGTCGTCACTAGTCGGGGGAAGAAGTTATATAATTTGATTCTAACAATTGAGAAAATTCTGCAATAATGttcaaaattcttaaaaactaTCGGTATTTTTTCTGGTACTTTAGGCTGCCACTCCGTTTTTGGGTTCAGGGCTgctattttttcttcttaaaagttggcaacactgctatCGATATCAGTCTAGCGCTGTCAATTAtttacctatatatatattttgtctgccaaaattataattctaaACGCCCAAAAACAATAGTACACAAGATTGCAAAGTGTACGAAAAACGCGTGCAAATGTTTCGAAAGCATTGATgagctgcaattgcaattacagCAGTGCAGTGCCATATACAAATGTCGGAGGAGGAGCTGCTGCGGCTCCATTGACAACCcaacccaaaaacaaaaaggcaTAAGCGAGAGCAGTACATACAATGtaaagaagagaaaaagaagcgaaaaaaataatacaagaaagaagaaaattgTGTGTAAACGAAAAGTGTCGacttgaaataataataatcagcAGCTAAATGAACAATAATAGTTGATaaatatacgtacatatatattgcaAAAAGCGAGTCGAAACGATTAAtacgaatttaataataacagagagacagacagagagatagtgagacagtgagacagagagacggagagacagagagacaggcAGGCAGCAATGGATACAGAGAGACCAAATGGCCAAGAGACGAAAGTCATATATCATATTGACGATGAGAGCACACCGTACTTGGTTAAAATACCGATACCCTCCGCTCAGGTGACACTTAAAGACTTTAAAATGGTGCTCAACAAACAGAACAACAATTACAAGTATTTCTTTAAATCGATGGATGCCGATTTTGGTGTGGTTAAAGAGGAAATTGCCGATGACGCCACAATATTGCCTTGTTTCAATGGTCGCGTCGTATCGTGGCTTGTATCCGCCGATGGTACAAATCAATCCGACAATTGCTCCGAGCTGCCAGCGAGCGAATGTGAGATGCGGGTGCGAAATCATTTAgcgctgcaacagcaacagcagcagcaacaacaacagcagcaacagcagcagcatacCCAACAGCATACACAACAGCAtccacatcaacaacaacagcatccacagcaacaacaacagcataaaATGGGAGCATTGCAAATGCTACAACCGCCGCCACTCACATATCAATCGGCATCGGTGCTGTCCAGCGATTTGGACTCGACGAGCCTCTTTGGCACCGAATCGGAATTAACCTTGGATCGCGACATGACCGATTACAGTAGCGTTCAACGTTTGCAGGTGCGCAAGAAGCCGCAACGCCGTAAAAAGCGTGCGCCGAGCATGTCACGCACATCCTCATACAGCTCCATCACGGACTCGACCATGTCCCTGAACATCATCACCGTGTCGATCAACATGGAGGCAGTCAACTTTCTGGGCATATCCATAGTCGGACAATCGAATCGCGGCGGCGATGGCGGCATCTATGTGGGCAGCATCATGAAAGGCGGCGCCGTTGCATTAGATGGACGGATCGAGCCGGGCGACATGATATTGCAGGTGAACGATGTGAATTTCGAGAATATGACCAATGATGAGGCGGTGCGTGTATTGCGTGAGGTGGTACAGAAGCCGGGACCCATCAAGCTGGTGGTGGCCAAGTGTTGGGATCCCAATCCCAAGGGCTATTTCACCATACCGCGCACGGAGCCGGTGCGACCGATTGATCCGGGCGCTTGGGTGGCCCACACCCAGGCGCTCACATCGCACGACAGTATTATGGCGGATATACCGGAGCCGATCAAGGAGCGACTCGATCAGAACAATATTGAGGAGATTGTCAAGGCCATGACAAAGCCGGACAGTGGCTTGGAGATCCGGGATCGCATGTGGCTAAAGATCACAATACCGAATGCATTCATTGGCGCCGATGCGGTCAATTGGGTGCTGGAGAACGTGGAGGATGTGCAGGATCGTCGGGAGGCACGGCGCATTGTGTCGGCGATGTTGCGCAACAATTTCATCAAGCACACGGTCAACAAGCTGACATTCTCCGAGCAGTGCTATTATGTGGTGAATGAGGAGCGTAATCCCAATATGCGGACACATCCCCATCAGCAGCATCCACATGGTCATGCACTGAGCCATGCCGATACGGAAAGCATTACCAGCGACATTGGTCCGCTGCCAAATCCCCCGATATATATGCCATACTCGGCCACGTACAATCCAAGTCACGGCTATCAGCCCATACAGTACGGTATTGCCGAGCGTCACATCTCGTCCGGTTCGAGCAGCTCCGATGTCCTTACCAGCAAGGATATATCCGCATCGCAAAGCGACATCACCTCTGTCATACATCAGACCAATCAGCTAACAATCGCTGCTCATGGATCCAATAAATCATCCGGCTCATCGAATcgcggcggcggtggtggaggaggtggaggtggcAATACCAACGATCAGGACGTATCCGTATTTAATTACGTATTGTAGAAATTTTTTGCAATGAAATTgtgtgtttattattaattaattaattaatataattattctttttatacacatatacgagtatacaacaaacaaaacaaaacaaaaagaaaaacaaaacaatataatatgtatatttataagaaGTCGATGATCATGATTAAGTCGATGATGATGGACATTGTGTCAAGTATGATTAGCTCAAATTGCGTCTGTTCCCGCCGATGATCTCTCTGTGAATTCCCCGCCAGAGACGTGCAGAGATACGGCCTAGCAGACAACAGCGAGCGACAGAgcgacacagagagagaggagatgtgagcgagagagagaaagaacaTTGCAGGACGAATGAATGTAAGCCAGTTAAAATGAGCATACGAATGAGAtgataattttgaataaagttCTAAGAATTTagtaatcaaaaaataaaaaataaactgaataatTTGCAcgttgtttaattatttattttaagatcaaTGTGATATGTTCActtgtaatattataatattccGCGCTCATTTAATATATGAATCTCTAGTTCAAAAGAAATATCTCCCAGTTAACTGGATATAGAGACTCCACTTTCGTAAGCTTTTCTATCTAAGATTAGCCCtgatcaaatattttcttcCATATACTCATCATATTTCTGcagttatatacatttaatagAAAATCTATATATAGTTTCATGCAAAGATAACTTTAAAAGTTACAAAGTAGTTAATCCACAAGTCACATGTATGATTTATGGACTTTGCTAATATTGCCTATTTCCTAATTGGTTTGATAAAGAAACATTTAGTTTGGCTGTCGAGAAATTCGGGAGTGCGATAAAAAATGCCCGACTACATATAAATACTAGATATACTTGGTGAATTCATAaatgataaacaaatttgGCAAAAACAACGAAACGTATTCCCATTCTTTGgcttattatttgattttatatttcttatagtTGCAAATGGTTCTTAGAACaagttaaatgtaaataatgagGTCCATTGAgttcaactattttttaacactaaaattaaatacattaattttaaattttgtcaaaacaatttacTGCAAACTGCAGTGTCCAATTGATTGTGCTTGAGTTTCAAATTGCGCGCGTATGCGCTGTATTTTGCAACACTACACAAATAATCGAAATCGATATGTGAGCAGCTATCGATTTGAGTATTGCCAAAACAGAGATTTGTGATTAGAACGCAACATAATAAAAGA of Drosophila innubila isolate TH190305 chromosome X, UK_Dinn_1.0, whole genome shotgun sequence contains these proteins:
- the LOC117790396 gene encoding segment polarity protein dishevelled, which gives rise to MDTERPNGQETKVIYHIDDESTPYLVKIPIPSAQVTLKDFKMVLNKQNNNYKYFFKSMDADFGVVKEEIADDATILPCFNGRVVSWLVSADGTNQSDNCSELPASECEMRVRNHLALQQQQQQQQQQQQQQQHTQQHTQQHPHQQQQHPQQQQQHKMGALQMLQPPPLTYQSASVLSSDLDSTSLFGTESELTLDRDMTDYSSVQRLQVRKKPQRRKKRAPSMSRTSSYSSITDSTMSLNIITVSINMEAVNFLGISIVGQSNRGGDGGIYVGSIMKGGAVALDGRIEPGDMILQVNDVNFENMTNDEAVRVLREVVQKPGPIKLVVAKCWDPNPKGYFTIPRTEPVRPIDPGAWVAHTQALTSHDSIMADIPEPIKERLDQNNIEEIVKAMTKPDSGLEIRDRMWLKITIPNAFIGADAVNWVLENVEDVQDRREARRIVSAMLRNNFIKHTVNKLTFSEQCYYVVNEERNPNMRTHPHQQHPHGHALSHADTESITSDIGPLPNPPIYMPYSATYNPSHGYQPIQYGIAERHISSGSSSSDVLTSKDISASQSDITSVIHQTNQLTIAAHGSNKSSGSSNRGGGGGGGGGGNTNDQDVSVFNYVL